From the Billgrantia sulfidoxydans genome, one window contains:
- a CDS encoding protein-L-isoaspartate(D-aspartate) O-methyltransferase, producing MHSPERLPELLRGVGMTSQRTRDRMVARLARQGITDERVLRVMAAEPRHFFLDEALAHRAYEDTSLPIGHGQTLSQPWMVARMTELVMQEAPGRVLEIGTGSGYQTLILSRLVPELWSVERINALHHRAAKRLRLLQAHNARLRLADGGHGWREAAPFDVVLLTACAHELPEVLISQLGEEGVMILPLADPDGEQWLTRVRRAGSQHDVQRLERVRFVPLLQGVIR from the coding sequence ATGCATTCACCTGAACGATTACCCGAACTGTTGCGCGGTGTCGGCATGACCTCGCAGCGAACCCGCGATCGCATGGTGGCGCGCCTGGCCAGGCAGGGCATCACCGATGAACGGGTGCTGCGTGTGATGGCCGCCGAGCCACGCCATTTCTTTCTCGACGAGGCGCTGGCCCACCGCGCCTATGAGGATACCTCGCTGCCCATCGGTCATGGCCAGACGCTGTCCCAGCCGTGGATGGTGGCGCGCATGACCGAACTGGTGATGCAGGAAGCCCCGGGGCGCGTGCTGGAGATCGGCACCGGCTCCGGCTACCAGACGCTGATCCTGTCGCGCCTGGTGCCGGAACTCTGGTCGGTCGAACGAATCAATGCCTTGCATCACCGGGCGGCGAAGCGGTTGCGCCTGCTGCAGGCGCACAACGCGCGCCTGCGGCTGGCGGATGGCGGCCACGGCTGGCGGGAGGCGGCGCCGTTCGACGTCGTGCTGCTCACGGCCTGCGCCCACGAGTTGCCCGAGGTGCTGATCTCGCAGCTCGGCGAAGAGGGCGTGATGATCCTGCCCCTGGCCGACCCCGACGGCGAGCAATGGCTGACCCGGGTGCGCCGCGCGGGTTCCCAACATGACGTCCAGCGGCTGGAACGCGTGCGCTTCGTGCCGTTGTTGCAAGGAGTGATTCGTTGA
- the surE gene encoding 5'/3'-nucleotidase SurE, which yields MRRLLLSNDDGVHAPGLRALYEALEPHARLRVVAPDRDRSGASNSLTLNRPLALTALDNGFHCVDGTPADCVYLGVNGVWDERPDLVISGINHGGNLGDDVLYSGTVAAAMEGRNLGMPAIAMSLVGSRHFDTAGRVAASLVGAADQLSLPPRSLLNVNVPDLPWEEIQGFRVTRMGYRGPAARPMEVRDPRGRLRYWIAAVGENADDGPDTDFAAIEAGFVSITPLQTDLTQRAAIADVQGWLDAFT from the coding sequence ATGCGCAGACTCCTGCTTTCCAACGATGACGGCGTGCATGCACCGGGCCTGCGTGCCCTGTACGAGGCCCTGGAGCCCCATGCCCGGCTGCGCGTGGTGGCGCCCGACCGCGACCGCAGCGGTGCCAGCAACTCGCTGACCCTCAATCGCCCCCTGGCGCTGACGGCACTGGACAACGGCTTCCACTGTGTCGACGGCACGCCGGCCGACTGCGTCTACCTGGGCGTCAACGGCGTGTGGGACGAGCGCCCCGACCTGGTGATCTCGGGGATCAACCACGGCGGCAACCTGGGCGACGACGTGCTCTACTCCGGCACCGTGGCGGCGGCCATGGAGGGCCGCAACCTGGGCATGCCGGCGATCGCCATGTCGCTGGTGGGCTCGCGCCACTTCGATACCGCCGGCCGCGTGGCGGCGAGCCTGGTGGGGGCGGCCGACCAGCTCTCGCTACCGCCGCGCAGCCTGCTCAACGTCAACGTGCCCGACCTTCCCTGGGAGGAGATCCAGGGCTTTCGCGTGACCCGCATGGGCTATCGCGGCCCGGCGGCACGGCCGATGGAAGTGCGCGATCCGCGGGGCCGGCTGCGCTACTGGATTGCGGCGGTGGGGGAGAATGCCGATGATGGACCCGATACCGACTTCGCCGCCATCGAGGCGGGCTTTGTTTCGATCACGCCGCTGCAGACCGACCTGACGCAGCGTGCGGCCATTGCGGATGTGCAGGGCTGGTTGGATGCATTCACCTGA